The Ornithinimicrobium sufpigmenti genome includes the window AGGTTCGGGTGGGTCCGGGACAGGGTGATCTGCGGCCCGCGAGGTCCGCGCTTGGCGCTGACCACGTAGCAGCGCAGCCGCTGGCCGTGCGGGTAGGACTCACCTGGCACCTGCTCGGCGGAGGGGAGCTCACCCTCGACCGTGCCGAAGTCGACCAGCACCATGCGCGGGTCGCTGCTCTGCTGGATGATCCCGGAGACGATGTCGCCCTCTCGGGCGCGGAAGTCGCCCAGCACGGCGTCGTCCTCCAGCTCGCGCATCCGCTGGGTGATGACCTGCCGCGCGGTGGAGGCGGCGACCCGTCCGAAGCCCTGGGGCGTGTCGTCATACTCCGGTCCGGGCTCGCCGCGGGTGCCGTTCTCCAGCACCGGCGCGTCCTCGCGGGCCCAGACCGTCACGTGGCCGCTGCTGCGGTCCAGCTCGACGCGCGCGTGCCGGGAGTGTCCCTCGACGCGCTGGTAGGCGGAGAGCAGTGCCTGCTCGATCGCCTCCACGATGACGTCCATGGGGATCTCGCGCTCACGCTCCAGCAGCCGCAGTGCGGCCATGTCGATGTCCATCAGTCGTCCTTTCCGTCGCGCCGGTTGAACTCGACCTGCACGAGCGCCTTGGTCACCTGGGTGAGCGGGATCGGGGTATGCGGCGCCCCGGCCAGGGTCAGCAGGGCCGCCTCCCCGTCGCTCGCCACGGCGGTCAGCCGGTCGGTCGTGGTCGTGCCGTCGGTGCTGGTGATCTTGACCAGGCGGCCGACATTGCGGCGGAACTGGTCACGGGTGGTCAGGGGCCGGTCGAGGCCGGCGGAGCTCACCTCGAGGGTGTAGGGGTTCTCGCCCAACACGTCGGAGGGGTCGAGCGCGTCGGAGACGGCGCGGGTGGCCTCGGCGACCTCGTCCAGCGTCAGCGGCTCGACGGTGGAGGTGGTGTCGTCGTCCGGCAGCTCGCTGACGTCGCGGGCCAGGAAGATGCGGACGAGCCGGCGACGACCTGCCTGGTGCACCTCGACGGCGTCCACGACCACCTCCGTGCCGGCGAGTGCGTCGGCAGCCAGCTGCGTGATCGACTCGGTGGTGACCCGGGCGTCCATGCGGTGCTCCTGTCTTCTGCTGTAGACCGGGGGCGGGCACCGCAAGATGCCGGCCACGTCGGTCGGGGCGTCTACCCTACCCAATGAGATGATCCCCGTCATGCCTTCGACCGGACCGAGCCGCCGTGCCCTCCTGCGGGCCGGGCTGGTGGGGATCGCGTCGGCCGGTCTGCTGTCCGGGTGCAGCGGCGACCGGGTCCGCACGCCCTGGTCCCCCGAGCCGACCGTCGACGAGGCGGACGCGGCACGGCGGATGCCTGACGGCGACCTGCTGCTGCGGGCCCGTGAGCGCCTCGCCGGCCACCGTGCGGCCCTGTCGCGGGCCCAGGCCAACACCCCCGCGGTTCGGGCCAAGGCGCGGAGCACTGCGACGCTGTGGCAGACCCAGCAGGAGCGGCTGGAGCAGCTGCTCGCCCTGGGCGGGATCACCCTGCCCGAGCTCGACGTGCAGATCCTCACGCCATCCGCGGACGAGGCCGCAGAGGACGCAGACCGGGATGGGGAAGCGACGACCGGCGGGCATGACGGGGACGAGGCGACCGGCGACCACGGGGCCGCCACGACGGCGCCGGGCTCGGACGACGCCCGGCAGACCGCGGCCGGACCGGCCCCGCGCACCGTGGGTGAGGGCCTGCTCGCCGACCTTCCCGAGGTGCTCGAGGATCTCAGCCGCTCCAGCGCGCTCAACCGGGCGATGCTCGTCTCCCTGGCTGCCCAGCACGTCGAGTCCGCGCGCCTGCTCGGCGCGCCGGTCGAGTGGCCGCCGCTGGAGGGGCCGGTGGGCGCGGCCGCCGTGCCGGTGCTGGCACGTACCCGGCCGGCCGTGTTCGGGCTGGAGGTCGTCGCCGCCCGTTCTCGGGAAGACGAACGGCTCCGCTACGAGTCGGTGCTGGCCGCCGTCCGCTCCACGACCCGCGCCCTGACGACCCTCGCCGGTGACGCAGCTCCCCTGCCACCCTTGGGCTACGACCTTCCCGAGCCCCTGGAGGACGAGCCGGACCGGCTCGCGCTGGCCCGGGCGCTGGTGCACGACATCGAGCCGGCGGTCCTGTCGGTGGTCGACCGGGCCGGCAGCGACGTGGAGCAGCTGCGCTCGCTCGTCCGCCTGGTCGCCGAGACTCAGCAGTGGGCCCACGAGCTGGACGTCGACCCAGATCCCTTCCCCGGCATGACGCTGCCTGCGGCATGAACGCCGCCCAGCGGCATGACGCCTGTGCACCACGGAGATCGGGGCCCGATGGCAACCGGTGGGTCTGATGAGTTGGTCACTGACTTCTGAGGAGGTGCCGCCTCAGCTCGTGCGCGACCTCAGCGGGCGGCCCCTCGATCTGGAGCCGGACATCGGTCGGCACCCGGCCTCGGACCTCCGGCAGCCTCGCGGCCAGGACCGGGGCGGCACGTCGCGCGTCACCACGGCGCCACGCGTGGACGGGGACACCTGGCTCGCTCAGCTCCCGGCCACGGTGGGCGAGGCCATGGACCGCTGGCAGCTGGCCCGGGACCACTCGGCACCGCTGCGGTCCGGCTACACCGCGCTCGTCGTCCCGGTGCTGCGACCCCGGGGCGACGCGGGGGTGCTCAAGGTCGGCTGGCCGCACCCCGAGGCCGACCACGAGCACCTCGCCCTGCGGGCCTGGGCCGGCCGCGGGGCCGTCGAGCTGCTGGCGGCCGACCCCGCCTCCGCAACACTGCTGCTCGAACGCCTCGACGCCGACCGGGACCTCACTTCGGGCTCGGTGCTGGAGACGACGGAAGCGTTGGGCCACCTGGTCCGGGTGCTCGACCGGCCAGCCCCACCGTGGCCTCCGCCGCTGAGCTTGCA containing:
- the nusA gene encoding transcription termination factor NusA yields the protein MDIDMAALRLLEREREIPMDVIVEAIEQALLSAYQRVEGHSRHARVELDRSSGHVTVWAREDAPVLENGTRGEPGPEYDDTPQGFGRVAASTARQVITQRMRELEDDAVLGDFRAREGDIVSGIIQQSSDPRMVLVDFGTVEGELPSAEQVPGESYPHGQRLRCYVVSAKRGPRGPQITLSRTHPNLVRRLFALEVPEIADGTVEIAGLAREAGHRTKIAVHTQVPGVNAKGACIGPMGQRVRAVMSELQGEKIDIVDYDDDPARYVAAALSPAKVQSARVVDTRTKQVRVVVPDYQLSLAIGREGQNARLANRLTGWKIDIRADTEEQEEHRAGAQEV
- a CDS encoding DUF4439 domain-containing protein, yielding MIPVMPSTGPSRRALLRAGLVGIASAGLLSGCSGDRVRTPWSPEPTVDEADAARRMPDGDLLLRARERLAGHRAALSRAQANTPAVRAKARSTATLWQTQQERLEQLLALGGITLPELDVQILTPSADEAAEDADRDGEATTGGHDGDEATGDHGAATTAPGSDDARQTAAGPAPRTVGEGLLADLPEVLEDLSRSSALNRAMLVSLAAQHVESARLLGAPVEWPPLEGPVGAAAVPVLARTRPAVFGLEVVAARSREDERLRYESVLAAVRSTTRALTTLAGDAAPLPPLGYDLPEPLEDEPDRLALARALVHDIEPAVLSVVDRAGSDVEQLRSLVRLVAETQQWAHELDVDPDPFPGMTLPAA
- the rimP gene encoding ribosome maturation factor RimP encodes the protein MDARVTTESITQLAADALAGTEVVVDAVEVHQAGRRRLVRIFLARDVSELPDDDTTSTVEPLTLDEVAEATRAVSDALDPSDVLGENPYTLEVSSAGLDRPLTTRDQFRRNVGRLVKITSTDGTTTTDRLTAVASDGEAALLTLAGAPHTPIPLTQVTKALVQVEFNRRDGKDD